The Candidatus Zixiibacteriota bacterium genome includes a window with the following:
- the lptC gene encoding LPS export ABC transporter periplasmic protein LptC, which produces MINRILTYLAPAVLLAAVGCSEREAVSDRGDADSVLVPDSEMFQAIINLSDKGVVTSTIQFEHYVQFEAIDSGMAYVVNINGYDSTGMPSGMLKGDSAVIREGTGLMDIYGNVLLVSRNGYKLQTEYLRWDSYGDEISTDEFVRITKENEWATGYGFRSDQEITRFKIMREVRGTLFGAGVEQP; this is translated from the coding sequence ATGATTAACCGAATTCTGACATATTTGGCCCCGGCAGTTCTTCTGGCCGCCGTTGGGTGCTCGGAACGTGAGGCTGTCAGCGACCGAGGCGATGCCGACTCCGTTCTGGTGCCGGATTCGGAGATGTTTCAGGCGATCATCAACCTCTCCGATAAAGGAGTGGTGACTTCCACCATTCAGTTCGAGCATTATGTGCAGTTCGAGGCCATCGATTCCGGCATGGCCTATGTCGTGAATATCAACGGTTATGACTCGACCGGGATGCCCAGCGGCATGCTCAAGGGGGACTCAGCGGTGATCCGTGAGGGTACCGGCCTGATGGATATCTACGGCAATGTGTTGCTGGTCAGTCGCAACGGTTATAAACTGCAGACCGAGTATTTGCGCTGGGATTCGTACGGCGATGAAATTTCCACCGATGAGTTCGTGCGGATAACCAAAGAGAATGAATGGGCCACCGGCTATGGATTCCGCTCCGATCAGGAGATCACCCGGTTCAAGATTATGCGCGAAGTCCGAGGGACGCTTTTCGGTGCGGGCGTTGAACAACCCTGA